From Enoplosus armatus isolate fEnoArm2 chromosome 23, fEnoArm2.hap1, whole genome shotgun sequence, a single genomic window includes:
- the pnp5a gene encoding purine nucleoside phosphorylase 5a, producing MFPEANKGYSYEDCKATADWLMAQTDIRPTVGIVCGSGLGGLADMLKDQVGFNYKDIPNFPQSTVHGHAGRLVFGTLRGRPCVCMQGRFHLYEGYPIQKITLPIRIFKLLGVETVMLTNAAGGLNQDFKVGDIMIIKDHLNMPGFAGNNPLSGPNDERFGVRFPCMSDAYDRELQQLAMDVGQELGYGDFLKEGVYCVLGGPSFETIAESRMLHKLGADAVGMSTVHEVIIARHCGMRVFALSLITNQAVMDYDSEEKANHEEVLQTGNQRAEQLERLVSTMVTKIEHNNNYA from the exons ATGTTTCCAGAGGCAAACAAAGG CTACAGCTACGAGGACTGCAAGGCcactgctgattggctgatggccCAGACAGACATCCGACCCACAGTGGGCATCGTGTGCGGCTCGGGGCTCGGAGGGCTGGCTGATATGTTAAAGGACCAGGTTGGCTTCAACTACAAGGACATCCCCAACTTTCCACAGAGCACCG TTCACGGACATGCAGGTCGGCTGGTGTTTGGCACCTTGAGGGGGAGGccgtgtgtttgcatgcagggGCGCTTCCACTTGTATGAGGGCTACCCAATccagaag ATTACACTGCCCATACGCATCTTCAAGCTGCTCGGCGTGGAGACGGTGATGCTGACCAATGCGGCCGGAGGCCTCAATCAGGACTTTAAAGTGGGAGACATCATGATCATCAAAGACCACCTCAACATGCCGGGCTTCGCTGGCAACAATCCACTGTCCGGACCCAACGATGAGAG GTTCGGTGTACGTTTCCCCTGCATGTCTGACGCCTAcgacagagagctgcagcagctggcgATGGACGTGGGACAGGAGCTCGGCTACGGAGACTTCCTGAAGGAGGGCGTCTACTGCGTGTTGGGCGGACCCTCGTTCGAGACCATCGCTGAGTCCCGTATGCTGCACAAACTGGGCGCTGATGCTGTCG GCATGAGCACAGTCCATGAGGTGATCATCGCGCGTCACTGCGGCATGCGTGTCTTCGCCCTCTCGTTGATCACCAACCAGGCGGTGATGGACTACGACAGCGAAGAGAAGGCCAATCACGAGGAGGTCCTTCAGACCGGCAACCAGCGAGCGGAGCAGCTGGAGCGGCTGGTTTCCACCATGGTGACCAAGATCgagcacaacaacaactacGCCTAA
- the capn1 gene encoding calpain-1 catalytic subunit, translating to MEERIYATGMAAKLRNQWDRDEGLGQNHKAVKFLGQDFERLRAQCLQSGRLFEDSLFACATSSLGFDELGPRSSKTQGVRWMRPTEFCKRPEFIVDGATRTDICQGALGDCWLLAAIASLTLNDNLLHRVVPHGQSFGQGYAGIFHFQFWQFGEWVEVVIDDRLPVKDGKLLFVHSAEGTEFWSALLEKAYAKLSGCYEALSGGSTSEGFEDFTGGVTEMYDLKKAPSDLFSIISRAIDRGSLLGCSIDITSSVDMEAVTFKKLVKGHAYSVTGVDEVVYRGSMTKLVRIRNPWGEVEWTGAWSDNSREWDNVDRSIRSRLQNRSEDGEFWMSFSDFLREFSRLELCNLTADALQNSQLKKWSSSLYQGEWRRGSTAGGCRNYPATFWLNPQFKIVLQHPDTPSQSDCSFLVGLMQKDRRKKRREGKDMETIGFAVYEVPNEFSGRSGVHLKRDFFLTHASSARSELFINLREVSSRLRLPAGEYIIVPSTFEPHKEADFVLRVFSEKPANSEELDDDVIATLPTETELDESQIDAGFKSLFRQLAGPDMEISITELQTILNRIISKHKDLKTDGFTKEACRSMISLMDTDGSGKLGLTEFHVLWEKIKRYLTIFREFDVDKSGTMSSYEMRMALKSAGFTLTNHLFQLIILRYTEADMSVDFDNFVTCLVRLETMHKTFQTMDKNNSKSITLNFCQWITLTMFA from the exons ATGGAGGAGCGCATTTATGCTACAGGCATGGCCGCCAAGCTGAGGAACCAGTGGGATCGCGATGAAGGTCTGGGACAGAACCACAAAGCGGTGAAGTTTCTTGGTCAGGACTTTGAGCGTCTGAGAGCCCAGTGCCTCCAGAGCGGGAGGCTGTTTGAGGATAGTTTGTTCGCTTGCGCTACATCGTCTCTGGGATTCGACGAACTCGGCCCGAGATCCTCCAAGACCCAAGGAGTCCGCTGGATGAGGCCCACG GAGTTCTGCAAGCGGCCCGAGTTCATCGTGGATGGAGCTACTCGCACAGACATCTGTCAGGGAGCTCTGG ggGACTGCTGGCTTCTGGCAGCCATCGCCTCGCTGACCTTAAACGACAACCTCCTCCACCGAGTGGTTCCTCACGGCCAGAGCTTCGGGCAGGGATATGCTGGCATCTTTCACTTTCAG TTCTGGCAGTTTGGCGagtgggtggaggtggtgatCGATGACCGGCTGCCAGTGAAGGACGGGAAGCTGCTGTTCGTCCACTCTGCAGAGGGAACTGAGTTCTGGAGCGCACTGCTGGAAAAGGCCTACGCCAA GTTGAGCGGCTGCTATGAGGCTCTGTCAGGCGGCAGCACGTCAGAGGGCTTTGAGGACTTTACAGGCGGCGTGACGGAGATGTACGACCTGAAGAAAGCCCCCTCTGACCTCTTCAGCATCATCAGCCGGGCCATAGACAGAGGGTCACTGCTGGGCTGCTCCATAGAC ATCACCAGCTCGGTAGACATGGAGGCCGTCACATTCAAGAAGCTGGTGAAGGGACACGCCTACTCTGTGACCGGTGTGGACGAG GTGGTGTACAGAGGAAGCATGACCAAGCTGGTTCGCATCAGGAACCCCTGGGGGGAAGTGGAATGGACCGGAGCCTGGAGCGACAA CTCCAGAGAGTGGGACAATGTGGATCGCTCCATCAGAAGTCGGCTACAAAACCGCAGCGAGGACGGTGAATTCTG GATGTCGTTCAGTGACTTCCTGCGCGAGTTCTCCCGTCTGGAGCTCTGCAACCTGACGGCCGACGCCCTGCAGAACAGCCAGCTGAAGAAGTGGAGCTCCTCGCTCTATCagggagagtggaggagaggcagcACTGCTGGAGGCTGCAGGAACTACCCAG CAACCTTTTGGCTGAACCCTCAGTTCAAGATTGTGCTGCAGCACCCGGACACTCCCAGCCAATCAGACTGCAGCTTCCTGGTTGGCCTCATGCAGAAAGACCGCAGGAAGAAACGGCGGGAGGGCAAAGACATGGAGACCATCGGGTTTGCCGTCTATGAG GTTCCAAATGAG TTTTCGGGCAGGTCGGGGGTCCACCTGAAGCGAGATTTTTTCCTCACCCACGCCTCCAGCGCTCGTTCAGAGCTCTTCATCAACCTGAGGGAGGTCAGCTCGAGGTTGCGTCTGCCAGCCGGGGAATACATCATCGTCCCCTCCACGTTCGAGCCGCACAAAGAGGCCGACTTTGTCCTCAGGGTTTTCTCTGAGAAGCCTGCCAATTCCGA GGAGCTTGATGACGACGTTATAGCGACTCTTCCGACAGAG accGAGCTAGACGAGAGCCAGATCGATGCAGGCTTCAAGAGTCTCTTCAGACAGCTGGCGGGGCCG GACATGGagatcagcatcacagagctgcaaaCCATTTTGAACAGGATCATCAGCAAAC ATAAAGACCTGAAGACAGACGGCTTCACAAAAGAAGCTTGTCGCAGTATGATAAGCCTCATGGAT ACGGACGGCAGCGGAAAGCTGGGCCTGACAGAGTTCCACGTTCTCTGGGAAAAGATTAAACGATACCTG ACTATATTCAGGGAGTTTGACGTGGACAAATCGGGCACCATGAGCTCCTATGAGATGAGGATGGCTCTTAAATCTGCAG GTTTCACGCTGACCAACCATTTGTTCCAGCTGATCATCCTGCGCTACACGGAGGCCGACATGTCTGTCGACTTTGACAACTTTGTCACCTGTCTGGTCAGACTGGAGACCATGCACA aaaCCTTTCAGACCATGGacaaaaataactcaaaatcCATAACCCTCAACTTCTGTCAG TGGATTACCCTGACCATGTTTGCCTAG